The window tataatatttacagtgtctattttaaatatgaaattctcaAGTCTTAGTATATTGGAAATGTATATAGAGGATCGGTAACAGCTATAGGAGAACAACTAATCAAAAGCTTGATTGATCGAGCATGTATGGCAAGATGTCTGTCAGGATAGTTCCGACAAAATGGGTGTTGCCCATATTAGTCATAATTTatgtttatgattttaaagtaaGCATCTGCAACTGCTATAGGAAAACAAGCAATTAAGGCTTGATAGATCCAGCGTGTTTGTCAAGATGTCTGTCGGGGAAGCTCTGTCTAACTTTATGTTTACCAATATAACCCATAATTGATGTTTATGATTTTATAGGTAGGATCTGCGACTGCTATAGGAGAACAACCTATCAAAGGCTTGATAGATCCAGCGTGTTTGTCAAGATGTCTGTCGGGGACGCTCTGTCTAACTTGGTGTTTACCAATATTACCCATAATtgatgtttataattttataggTAGGATCTGCGACTGCTATAGGAGAACAACCAATCAAAGGCTTGATAGATCCAGCATGTTTGTCAAGATGTCTGTCGGGGAAGCTCTGTCTAACTTGGTGTTTACCAATATTACCCATAATtgatgtttattattttatagGTAGGATCTGCGACTGCTATAGGAGAACAACCAATCAAAGGCTTGATAGATGCAGAATGTATGTCAAGGATGCATGTTTGTCGGAGAAGCGCAACTAACTAGATGTTTGATTGCATAATTTAtctaataataatttttatttttatttcatcatctTGGTGTCCGTCCATAGTTTTGTCTTCATTGTCGCTGGTCGTGGTCTgtcaacttaaaatattttttctaattattcTCTCCATTTAGATCAAAATTGTACTGTCCTAATTTGTTTTAGGTATTCGTTGGTATTCTTtggttaacatgtcgaaatgtactattattttatttatttatgtttttctttgtcttgagtgttctttcatttatttgtactgtattcctgtcatttAATGTTGTTATTTCAGCGGTATATTTACCATTTCTATAAAGCAAGAGATTTGGGTAGCCACACAacatgttttgtttaaatgtcctgtacaaagtcaggaatatgacagttgttatcttatagttcgtttctatgtatgttgcattgtcggtagttttttgttgcacctcaatgtttctgttctttcgttgttttcctcttaaatttgatgtgtttccgtccgtttcagtttgtaacccggatttgttttctctcaatcgatttatcacTGTTAAACAGCGGAatactacagttgcctttatCTAACTTTTTTGTGTGTTTATGGTCAAGAACTCAAGAAGATGGCCGGAAACTATTAATGAAAATAATGACCAGaagtacaagatctacaaaaggTAAAGAgattttttgtcatgaattctaatATAGTCTGCAATGTTGTAgagtgctcattgttgaagacggACACATACCTTGGTGATAATGAGTTACACAGActgttttatgattattttttattatttaataatattctTGAGTTAGAAATATTGAGCACATACAAAAATGTTGCAAGTACCCTATACATATTTTTATGAGAGGTGTTAACAATTGATGGCATATAAAATAATTAGAACGTGCTTGTACACTACATTTGCAGGGCCCACAAACTGaccaaaataaagaaaatctaTAAACTTTTAGAAAATTGCTTTAGTAATTTTAGTAGAACACATTTAAAATCATTATGATGTCAGCAGCTTGTAAGAGTCAATTCATATCACTTATGTTTGGTATTAACTCTTTCTTTGAAATAAGCACTGATTGAAATATTGTCACACAAAGTGAAATTTCAGTGAAATATTCAGCAGGAATAATTCTTCTCCCACCTTATCCTTCAACATCAATCTCATGTCTATCAACGAAAAAGTTAGCATAATCCTTCTGATTCATTGTTATATAATGTACATCCGTTAAGCACACACTGCCTTCTTACATCCTATAACATACTATAGAATTATTTTAACAAAGTACAAGTCTCATTATGGTTCACAAGTGAGTGACGGTCAATACCAACATATGTACAAGAAGCTACAGAAGTAATTCAATTTCAAGTTCTGTAAGCACACATTATCACGTTCTGTATCATACAGAAACAGTCAAGATATACCTATCACTAAGTATGACAGGTAATTAATGTATATAAGACACTAAGTAATCAACttatacattgtaattatatcTCAGTGAAgactgtaacattttttgttttgctGTGTATGATAAAAAGTTTCCTTTGTGTTAAATTATAATGTATCTCATAACATTCTGGAGTAGTTTGAAGTTTCTTCACAGGTTTAAAATGTTTACCGTCGGATGACACATGTTGTACTGATCCATCCTCGCACACGACATACAAACTACTATCTTGTAGTGTAGTCATACTCCTAGGTGTTGATGGTAATGTTAAGGTGTTTTGTATGTCATCAGTATAATTAAACCAGTACAGATTCTTGTTGTAGTCATCACAGTAGAATATTCTATCATCAGAACCATGTAACCTGTAAGGATGACATTCAGTCGTTACTTTCTGTACCACCTCTTCTTTCTGATGATCTATGATCAGTAGTTCTTGATAACCACCTACAATTAACTTGTTGTTTATAGTTGTAATTCCACTTTTACGCATCATTTCAggtattgatattgatttaattttaaatttattgtttatgTCATACATCTCTATACACGTACTTCCAGCTAGTGTAACAGCTACTGTACAGTTGTTTACTGCTGTAACATACAACGGGAAACATTGTACAGGTATACTGTGTACCTGTGATCCATCTGTATTACAAATCAATAGTCTGTGCTGTATAGGAAAATACATCACTAGTCTACCATCATCAATCATCACTATATTTGATACTACAAACCCACCATTAACCTCGGATGACAGGTCTATCTGATGATGTAGTTGAAAGATTGGCTGTCCTAGTTTATTAAGCTGTGTTGGAGGTTTTTGTGTTAAAcctataataaacaattcaattcaaaacaagTTCTGAttaaaaaagagatttttttataAGCATGTCTCCTTTTATTCCATGCATCAACATAAGAGTAATGAAGTGACAATTGATATGTGTATCAGGTATTATCATTCATATAATTGTTTAACAGATAAGTGTTTTCAAATGAATTTAACAAGACATGAAGTAGTTATTATATTTTGACCAAGGAAGTGTTCGTGCTAATACAATTGTTGTTTTACTTTAGGTATTGAAATGATACAGAATGAgaagaaaaataagtttaattgaaCTAATTGAACGTACCTTGTCTCTCAGCTTTCTCTTTGGATGATTGACATCTTACATATTGTAATATATCCTGTAATCATTAATAGTAAGGAAAAGTTTATCAATTtcacatgtatataactgtattttttacatatttgacaCAGCCTTCTTTGTAATTCATAATTTCTTCTGTCTTTACAACAACATCATTTACTAATACACGGTCGTTCTGAGAACAGCTGGATACAACCACAGTTGTCAAGCCCTGAACAGcaggggcaaaaatggacacagtATTCAAGCTtgatctgaatttggattgtactTAAATATTTGGTTAAATGATTGAAGATTTCTTGCAAGTTGCAATACACTATGCTACTGCGCCATACTTAGTAAATCTGTCTTCAGACTATATACTtcatttttttaatcatgttttacACATGTAGTTATTGTGAAAGAGTTTAATAGTACTCCATCACACGTCTTTGAAGGCTGGTTGATATGTAAATACTGTACtctaatattttgaattattatgtAATATAGGGCTGCACTAGccctttaaattttaaataaatctatACACTTTTGTATTTTGTCTCTTTTAAATAGATTCAACAGAAACAATCAAGTATCTGACTAAAACACCAAATCATTCAAATCATGAGAGATTAGGATATGAAATACAACAACTGTCAATTTGTTTTCTGATTTGGGACGGAAACATGACGATAAGTTCAGTTCTTATTATTACCTCAAGTTTTGTAGATAACTCCACTTTTATTTGGCCGTTGTTGATATTCATTGCAGTCAAAATTTCAGCAGTACTTAGGTCTAATTTGTCGCTTATCTAAAATTATAAGTTATTGAATTATGTACATAGTTCTGACCGTTTGGTGAAAAGTTCCTTATACATTAAAGAAGATATggcataattgccaatgagacaaatgccCACTAAAGTTAAAATGAAGGggttgtaagcaattataggcaaccgtaacGCTTTCAATAATATGAAAAAACCGTtaccgtatagtcggctttaaaaggcACGGACATGAAGAATGTGAAACAATTGGCAATTTTTGTCTCGCCTGTAACAACAGTCACAGAATGTGAGACATACATATTACGATCTGATGGCGCCACCAGTGGTGAAAACTATGTGTATATAGCGTTTTATTTCGGAGGATATTAGAACTTGCTTCATGTCTTCTATACAGTTCCCTTATCATCTGACGAAGTTAGACTTTTTCAAAGTTATAAGGTTATTAATAATCAATCTGGGCTTACCAGTCATGAATGCTCGTCGAAACAGCATTTACAGTGCATGAGTTCTGGTACGACgaccatttgaaaattttaatatcattttgtgAAAAGAACTTCCCAGAAACTATTTGACCATAAGCTTTTTATATACTTGGAGCATTGTTTTCCATCAAGTgaaattgaccattttgatcagaACATTTATATGAGTTTTGAATCTCTTACTTCTTCTGAAAGCATTATGAAAATAACACCTGGTGAGGGCAACTCTTCTAAGGCCGATGGGAAGAAAGCTCTTAGTATATCTTATATTGTTTGCCATCATGTGTAGTGAATATTTAGTAACACCATAACAATTTGATTAGTTTTACAGGAGTGGTAAGACTTTGACCAATATTTCGGAGTATTGTAAAACAACACCTTGGTAATGCATCTCCTTTTACGTTGTTTTACTGAAACCTCTCATAGTTGGTTCTTGTGTATAACTGTAGTTGACAGTATTTTACCGTTATTTAATCGATCAGTTTTATTGCTCTGAGACAATTTGATTGATACGATAATACCAAAATGATACATTATGACACACAATTGAGTTCTGAAGTTATACATTTGGGTCATTCACAACAGTGTAGAAATTTTGTATGGTTTTAAGCTACTAccttaaatagttatcaaaggtatcatgattataatttaatacgccggACGCGTCGTCGCCTGACGCGTGTTTcttctacataaaactcatcagtgacgctcagatcaaaatagttaaaatgccaaacaagtacaaagttgaagagcattcaggatccaaaattccaaataagtcaaacaaatacaaagtaaaACCTTTTGATCCTCACTGATTTAATTGAACTGAATTATCCATTGTTGCATTGTATCAATAACGTGCATTAATGCCAGGCGAGTAAATAATCCTTGGATCCTTTAATTATTGGGTTAATATCAAATGTTAATCTAGCAAATTTTTCgactttttaaatgaatatattttatgactttgaaactaaaaaaaatatagaaaaaagcaaTGTTAGGAGTTACATGACTACAAGTCTTATCAAACTGTGTTCCAttattattgtacatttgtatcTCCAATCTGGGATTGGAACTTTATTCCGTTCAACATTCCTTCCCGTCTGTACATCAAATCACACCACATATTTCTGTCACACTTGTCACAGCTAGTACTGAACAGAATGACTTCATGTGTGGTCAGCAATATTTGTTGATACTCAGAACGTGGATTGGGCATGCTGCATATGGGTATTTCTGACATGTCTCAAATGATCTTGGTCGATTTTTATActccatttttattttcatttgtttaacCAGATGCGATATTTTACTTGCTGGGTTTAAATATTTGTGTGCACAAGTGTTTTGACCCGCATTTCAGACTGCATGTTTGAGTTGCATGCAACTTAATTCCGAAACATTTAATATCAAGTATTGAACaaacattgttttcttaaaatagtTGATGCCTTCTGCGGATTTGAGACGATCTATACACATATATATTCTATCCATTCTCtaccaaatataaaaatattaatttaagatTAAGAACCGACCGATTTATAGATGGTTTATAAAGTTGATTAAAAACCTTAATCCGTTTGCCTCTTATTTAAGGTCtcatattgatatatgttcttaaaaataaataaggaaTACATTGTGTTTACCTCTTCAAGCTTTTTGTGAATGTCCAGAAGACAAACAAAGTACTTGTTGCACAATGAGTCGTCCAATGGTCTGTTATATATCCTTATGAAGTCATCTTGTTTACTGGGGTCAAATAAAAGGACATATCTTTTTAGGTCCTTCCACAGTGTTTGGAACTCTTTTTCAGTTATGGTACCTTTTGTGTTGTGACTAAGATAGTTGTTCTTAAAttttctaagtttttttttattaatgtctcTTCATTTGGCGTGAGACTGCAGCAATTCAGTAAAATCAAACTAGACAAGGTGATGTCAAGATCATCTAATTTTACATTATTGGTTGTATACAAGCAGTGACAGTGATGCTTAGGTGGTCCTGGATTCCCTTTGTAGAGTAAATCCCATTGGCTGTAATTTAACGGTAGGGTATCACGGTTTTTACAGTTGGTACTGTCCGTACAACACTTTATATTTTCATGGCGTAGATGAAATAGGATGTGTATAACAGGTTTACTGTTGATGAAATCCATTAGAGAGCCTACACTTTTACTTTTGTAGTCACTCTCTAACCTCTCCCTGAACACTGTTGTAACGATCTCCAGCATAACAGAACCGATAATGAAGTAACGTCCACGATCATCTCGATTTTATTTTCTATACTTTGATTGTATGAAAACTAgagtaaacatttaatttaacaGAACCAACAACTAATCCGATGATGTCATACCAAAATCACCTAAACACCAGTGTGAAAGAGTTCAGTATCATTTCGAGTCATATTTTAACCTTGTGTTGTTTCTAtgatcatttcagttgttgatatAATAATGAAAGGTGACTGTATTATACCTAGATGTAGGGTGTACCGAACGTGTCTGATGGATTTGTATAATAGACATAATTTGCATTTtcccatttgttttatttttagacaaTTCGCCCACCTTATTGTGACCAGCGGGGTCATaaaacacatttgaaaaaaacatcTATATCTCAATAATGATTGTTTCTGAGTTTGGCGGGAGTAGGTTCAGAAAGTGGTCGCATTTTTGTTCactcttaatattgaaatattgaaatgttagtgGTATTTAATGAtagtacataacatatataaaggttggggATGATCCCGGGTGCGGCCACTTTcagttttgacaaaaactatataaaaaaagaattttttggcatatttgatagatttttcatatttgagctggAATCGGAgcgaatgcatctatcccattgaactagagataaaggctacaacagatacagttaatttGGCCTCATATCTTAACttccatctagaaattgacattgagggtagattgaaaaacaaaattttacgacaaaagagatgatttcagctttccaattgtgaactttccatttctaagtagaaacattccagcaacacctgcatacggtgtatatatctccaaattgatacgatattcccgtgcttgcatttcctataatgattttcttgatagagggttgttgcttacaaggaagctattaaatcaagagttccaaatggtgaagttgaaatcatctcttcgtaaattttacggacgtcatcacgagttggtttaccattatggaataaccgtttcacaaatgataccggatatgttccttacgttgaaactacaatccccttccctttcataaatgtgactttttaccggatttgatatatcataagcatcacgacgggtgccacatgtggatcaggatctgcttaccattccgaagcacctgagatcacccatagtttttgctggtgttcgtgttgtttattctttagttttctatgttgtgtaatgtgtattattgtttgtctatttctccTTTTCAATTTAAGCCATGgtcttgtcagtttattttcgatttatgagtttaactgtatctcaggtatctttcgtccctcttttaatgcctaaatcagttaaaatctttgacatgaattaattgaatcaaatgaaatggACACTTTAATGTGTAAAAAGTGACAAAAATCGTTCGTCAGATGATCTGATATTTGAGGCCAAAAGCTCTTACCGGACTTACTcctttggcttagtagtttcaggcAAGGTATTTTGGAAATGTTAACGGAGGATGACGATGGCGATGGccatatgataaaaaaaagagaaCTGTATAAGAATGgcaatgtatgaaataaaataagtgtTACTTGATATTCTCCTTGGATGTTCAGTCTCAATATAATAGGGATAAATGATGGAATGATGTATATTAAGTATTTTGCTTAACAGCAAGGAGTGCAATAATGATgactgttaaaataaaaaaaatattgaaaaacgaAACAAATAGAAACTTGAAACTTCACAGAAAGATTGAAATTATAATCTCTgaaattgtttaattgtttttttccAATTTACCCGAACTTAGCCATTTTCATCAAAATTAATAAACGATGAATTTCATCTTATGTAATCGTATGTAATCTTTATCTATTACACTTATGAATCAATGTCATTGACACTTCACAAAACGATGGCACATATATTGCATCTGTATACCTGCTATAATGAATCCTTGGCTTGAACATAAATATGCGTACTTGCAAGGTTAAGCTTGATTAATCACAAATTGTTGTCAATTTAAGGAAATTATctgcaactgtcatacaatttAGAAATTTAAGTAGTCATAAAATCAGGTTAAATTCACAATTTCCTAAATaaggaaatacctgtaccaagttaaCAATAcggcagttgtttttcattcatttgatgtgtttgaatttCACTATAGTGATGAACAAACTCGAAGAAACAAATGCAGAATACAAATTGGGCATATCAATATAAACTTATTATCAGAATAAAAAACATCGTGGCGCTTATATGACAGACAACAAATGACAAATAACGCTTCTTAGAAAGGAAcagttaaaatatcaatttggaaaacaaattttGGAGGAGTTATACTATCAAGCAGGGAGTATTATAAAGgaacaaaaaaataagaagatcCATGATATCAAGTAAGGGGTATAATAAGGGTACACAAAATTGAGAAATGTCAGATTTAATGAGAGAggtattatacatgtaattaaggGAACACAAAATTAAGTTGAGATGTTTAAAAGTAGGAATATATCATTATGGCTTGGAACACAAAAATGACAGGAGATAAGATATCAATTGATCGCCCccttatgaaatttaaaatgttgcTGCAGCATTGCCGCAGCGTTGCAGCTTTAAAGCTGCAACCTAATCAGGTTGCCAGAGGATTGTTGCCGGAGTAGTGCCGGATGATGCTGCTAGCGGCATTGTTCTGGCATCATTGCGACACTAATTCCTTTCAAAATTAATGAGCACCACAATATAGCCAGAAAATTTGATGATGTCATTTCCAGCGTTTTTAGCTTTTTCCTGTACTAGTGCATGTGTTAGAAATCCACCATGTTGCTTGTGATTATAATTGTATTGAAGAATTTGGTGTTCTAGCTGgtattttttgaagatttgaaGACTTGTAAGTAAACTCATATCAAGTAATTGCATGTATAGAAAAGATCAATCTTGCATTGTGTATTTCAATAACATGGCCTCATCTGAGTTCACTATACATGTATCGGTGAagtttgtgttggttttttttagcaGCAGTTTAATTGCATACTTGTAGTAAATAACACAATATTATTTGCTAAACTTAgggcacattaaaaaaaatcattattttttatgcaGATACCGCTGACATTTATTTTATGTGCCTGTGCATACAAATTTATAATGCATGAATGCATGTCATATATATGCATTGACAACTTGTTTTTGCCGGcacaatacattttatacaaaGCACGGCCTATTCGCATGTTTTGTCACTAAAATGATGCAAGAATATAGCTGTATTAGCGCCGCAACAGCGCCACAATCATAATGCcagaaaactaatttgcatacgaaATACGCTATAGCCGCATCAGTGCCGCAACATGATGCCAGAATATTGCCGCAACGGTGCCAGAATATAGCCGCAATTATGGTGCcagaaaactaatttgcatacgaaATATGCTATCGCTGCATCGAAGCCGCAACAGTTTGCAGCAACAAAGCCGCAGCATAGCCATACTGCTGCCGCAACTATGTGCCAGAGGGCTTATATTTCCATAAGGGGGGGGGGTCTTACACGGGAACGCAAAATTTGGAGAAGACACAAGAACAAGTGATGTGTTATTATAAAGGAACACATTTTAATAAGAGATACAATTTCAAATAAGGGGGTATTAAACGGTTACACAAAGGTAAGTGAAGGTATAATATAAAGTAAAGGGGTACTATAAAGGAACTCAAAATTAGGAGGAGGTTTAATTGCAAATGAAAGGTATTATAAAGGTTCACAAAATTGCAAGAACAGAAAGAGAATATGAATTAGGTAATGTTATAGGGTAACACAATATGAAGAGGGGAATAAATGTTTTGATCAGTGTATTTAAGGTATTGAATATGAATAACCATATAACATATGGAGACTGGCAAAATGTTGACAGCAAAGGGATGAATCTGTAAATGTTTTACGTGTGTAGTAAATGATAatattaatttgttatatttaGATACAATACATCATTGAGCAATATTCTTTCAGAAATGTTTACAACCTTAATTTTATTTGCAGTTGTGGATAATAATTGTGTTTGAATTATAAACACAGTATGTACAACTTCATCCTACTAACCTAAAGTTGTTATTGTAGGTAACAGAGAGGAAACAAAGggtattttttttgtctaaaagGAAGTTTATGGATGGAATTACCCTTTACTATTTTATACCTGTTTAAGAATGGAAACCCTTCTTTACTATTTTTAGAATTAAATGACTTATTATATTATTCATTTCATAATGTAAAAGTCTTGATCTGAATAAAGAATAAGAGCATTATATACCTTTTTGTAAGAGGTTTTAATCATTAAATAATTACATAGAAAATTACTTTAATAATATTAAGGAAATATGAGtgataaaattcaaaatagacCTGACCCtcctaaaatgttttgtttcataccCATCATTAGTTGAAGATTATTTCTTTATGAGACAAATATTTGATTACAATAGATTACGTTCTGGTTTTTGATCTTTTTGAAAATAGTGTGTTGTAAGAAAATAACTGAGTAAAATGCAAAAAGTAGTTGGATAAAACAGGTCTTCCTATCTTAAATGTTCATTTTCAccattaattttaataaaaggattaacattaaaaatatttctataaatgATTGCAGTATATGTACATAGTTTTATCGAGGTAGAGGGGATAATGTCAAATCCATAACCATTTTTCTTTCCATATATTAATGAACAAGAAAACTGGCAATATGACATTTATGTAAATGAGTCAAATTtctttgaaacatcatatattgtAAAGTGAATAATTATTATGGCTGCTGTGATCAAGTGCAAAACAATTGTATACATAGGCATTATAGCTATCCTACTTTGTAAAACAGTTCAGTTCAGAGACACTTTGTAAATCTTCTGCTGAACAAACTTGGTATATGGATTTATCGTCCAtacgcctatatcaccctgctctgtgGCTCCGTAtttctcgtatcaagacttcaaaaggagaccaggcattatcagcgaggaaaagttatcagcgacgtcacaatgcgagaggagaccttatcaagcttgctttcgtcaagcgtaaaacGGTCTTAGGAAGAGGGAAAGGACCAGTTATAGAACGATAAACCGATAATCGGATTTACTTCGTatagatattgtaaaatatcagccgctcgacacaataTGAAACACTTAGCTCGTTTGCTGCGCTCACttgccaaaaaggttcacattgtgacTCACTGcttatattttacgatatcaatgt of the Mytilus galloprovincialis chromosome 8, xbMytGall1.hap1.1, whole genome shotgun sequence genome contains:
- the LOC143043097 gene encoding uncharacterized protein LOC143043097: MNINNGQIKVELSTKLEDILQYVRCQSSKEKAERQGLTQKPPTQLNKLGQPIFQLHHQIDLSSEVNGGFVVSNIVMIDDGRLVMYFPIQHRLLICNTDGSQVHSIPVQCFPLYVTAVNNCTVAVTLAGSTCIEMYDINNKFKIKSISIPEMMRKSGITTINNKLIVGGYQELLIIDHQKEEVVQKVTTECHPYRLHGSDDRIFYCDDYNKNLYWFNYTDDIQNTLTLPSTPRSMTTLQDSSLYVVCEDGSVQHVSSDGKHFKPVKKLQTTPECYEIHYNLTQRKLFIIHSKTKNVTVFTEI